The DNA window ATGTATTCACCAAAAATTTAAAGCTACTTATTAGATTTATGAGTTATCTCACTTATGTATTGTTCAACctctattttaaacaataatttgAAATTTCTAAGTCACACATTTGTATCACAAAAAGTAAAAATGAGTTGCAATATCACAAAACTGACAAGAGTGCGTTGCAATTTTTGTGAATGTTTTGGTAGGTTCAAAAAACTCGAATCAACGTTATCGCGCTCCCTTTCTCTACATCAAAGTGGATAGTTTTTTAAAGATGATacttaaaatagaaaattttgtaTATGAAGTTGAAacaccaaacaaaacaaaaaaatcagCAATCTTGTTATCATTTTTTTGTTGGATCATGGTTGCCATCTTCATTCTTAATAGCAAGTAAACGAGAATAAAAAATCCACTAGTAGAATTCAAAATTTGTACGCCCTGATTTTTATATCACAAGTCAAGAAAAATTAATTCCATCGCAAATTATAATACCAAAAGTTGTTGGAAGCAGCTTCCGGGAAATTCCCCTAAAGCTATTTGTAAGAACATGATTTCCTACAACAACAAAACTACTATTTCAGGTTCTAACAAAAacaattctttttaattatacgTCTTGTAAGTtgtaatatctttattttttcttttctttttcttatgcACAAgtgttattaaattaattattcaattatgCTATATTATATAGTTTGACCACTAAACATTCTAGTTAGAACTAATTTAGcccataaatataataataatatcacagAATCTTTCTCTAAAATGGCCGGCGCTGTCGGGTTATCTGCACTCTGAATACATATTTTGGTTTAAAAATTATGCAATCATATCAATAAAATGGTTTTTATAATTTCACTAATCTCATTCACTATGTTTGTTGACATATTAACTGCACCCACCGACTATTATGAAGGATAAGgtatcaatatcatcatcaccaCGCTATGTATATAGCTATCTTTTTCTAATAACTCCAAACCTACATCATGAAGATTACgtatatttttactttttttttttttcatttcatttatataatgaggagggatcaaattacacccgaagagttacaccacgagttacactcattcaataacaacattttgaattaatattttttaaattcaaccgttggattgaaacataatatcatatagatcatacctataaagtttgagcttaatctataatgatttactatgtcattgaattacatcaaaattaacgttatatgaaagctcattttgacgttaatctttggatatcttgatcgtatagtaaatcattatagattaagctcaaactttataggtatgatctatatgatattatgtttcaatccaacggttgaatttaaaaaatattaatttaaaatgtagttattgaacgagtgtaactcgtggtgtaactcttcgggtgtaatttgatccctcctcttatataatttttattaaaaaaaatgaagtttatTCCATCACCgtttattttccaattaattgcATATCATCTTATCTATCTATTCTACCTCCCAGTCCCTACCTTATTGACCTAAAATCAAAGGTCCAAAAATCCACTAACTTTTCAATCATTTAAACCTTAACCGTTATTCTTGAGTCACATGTTCATATTAGATTCCACCATAGACCTTGAAATTTCAAAAACCATTCAATTCTAAAATTTAACACAGATTTGATTTCTCTGAGGCTCAATAATTCTGATTTTTAACATTAAATATAACATGATTTGTTACCTCGACAAGACTCCATTTTATCCTCAATATACGATCTTCACTCTTGACTTGTAACTATCAAGTATCAACCTTATTTCATTccttttcaattcaattttcaataataactgaaaaaaaaaaaaaaactcggtTTGTCACAAGAAAGTTCTCATAGGAACCTCGTGATTTTTCATCTGCTGAACCGTTTCCGTCACGTCAAAGTTTGTTTTCTTTAAAGTCTTATAAAGTGTCCACTATTAGTTACAAAGAGAGGGAAAAAAACGGTttcttgtttcttgtttctttgaaTTGTTGCTCTCAAAGAAGGTTTTTGGTGGAGATGAATCATTCTGGAGGTGAAAGTGATCATAACAGAAAATTAGTTGAAGTTACCAAGGACAAGAATGGAATAGGCCATGTTGTTCTTCGAAACCCTCGAGGAGCTTCGGCAACGGTTACATTCTCTTAACTCTTTCAGTTTTtcaagttttgaatttgattgatGATGCTAGCGTTGTGTTGTGTGTGATTCTTTCAGGTTAGCTTGCACGGAGGGCAAGTTCTTTCGTGGAAAACCGAACGCGGCGAAGAGTTATTGTTCTCTAGTACTAAGGTAGATCAAGATCAGGTTTTTTCAATTTGATTTCTCaacaatttttgtatataaaatgtAACAATTTTTTATCAGGCAATCTTTAGTCCTCCCAAACCGGTTCGAGGAGGAATCCCAATCTGTTTTCCACAGGTAATTTTTACCGATACTAGTACTGTTTATTAACACCTGAATCACATAAATCACTATATAGATAGATCGAtcgatagatagatagataattAAGGTTGGTGTGATTTTTGTAGTTTGGAAACCGTGGAACACTAGAGCAACATGGATTTGCAAGAAACAAGTTATGGGTTATTGATCAAAATCCTCCGCCGCTTTCGGTTGATTCCAATGGAAAAGTTTGCATTGACTTGCTGCTCAAACCATCGgaagatgatatgaaaatatggCCACATAGGTACATGCGATGCGGCCTTTATCTTCTAAACGTTACTAACATCCGAATCAATATTATTGTCGCATGAAAATTATTTTGAGATTGTtgaatgaaaattattttataaattgttgGTCTATGTTATTTTATTCAGCTTCGAGTTTCGCCTAAAGGTCTGTTTGGCAGCAGACGGCCGTCTGAACCTGATATCTCGCATCAGGAATGTCAATGGCAAGCCTTTCAGTTTCTCCTTTGCATTTCATACATATTTATCCATCTCTGATATCAGGTCTGTGTTCTAACCCATCATTTCCAAAAATTATATCGCGCTGCAAATCATTGAATTAGCTTATAAGTAAACCTTAACCCGTGCTGATTATTGACAGTGAAGTGAGGTTAGAAGGGTTGGAAACTCTTGACTACCTCGATAACTTGTACCAGAAGGAACGCTTCACAGAACAAGGAGATGCTTTGACATTTGAATCTGAGGTAAAGAAATCGATTATGATTTTCGTTCAAGTCAATCTTTATATTTATCGAGTTCAATTACTCTGCAAGTCTTGAAATTTTATCAACATGCTAAGGTCTTACTTTCCCATATGCGTTAGGTGGATCGAGTTTATCTTGATTCCTCCAATATGGTAGCTGTTCTAGATCACGAAAAGAAGCGAACGTTCGTGATACGAAAGGAAGGTCTTCCAGATGTTGGTAAGTGTCCATTGTTAGCAGCAATTAACAAAACTTTTAACTCAAAATCTAAGCACTAtggcattatacaaacaacataaCTAAACTAGCCATTTATTTCAATTTTGACATTGATAGTTGTTTGGAATCCTTGGGAGAAAAAATCCAAGGCGATAGCAGATTTCGGAGACGAAGAGTACAAGCACATGCTCTGCGTGGATGGCGCAGCAGTTGGAAATCCGATAACCTTAAAACCGGGAGAAGAATGGACCGGCCGCTTGGAGCTCTCGGTTGTCCTTTCTACATGACTTGACTTCAGTGTGTAGTTTGAAAGAAAATACTAACAAAAAGAAACCAGCAAGCATTGGTTATTGTTTTAGCAGAATTTGTGCAGCCTAAAAATCTTGAGCAATATCAGTAAGAAGAGATACATGTGCTGTTGTTCTAGATCAACAACTTTTCTAGTATATACATATAAGTAATGTGCATGAGATTGATGCAGTTAGCTTAAGAAATATTATGAATATGaagatattttttctttttctttatgtaTACTTTGCAATTTAATGTAAACATTCAACTCATGAACATATGAAATTGTTGCAGTTAACTTCAGAAAAAAGGATAGAAAAAAAGATACTCTTCTGTTTTGTTATCTCATTCTTCTTTAGTAGATTATATTGATTGAGAAGTACCTTATGAATCAATTGTCATCAAGAGATACAATAGTAGGAATTTGATTTGATCATGGttaaataatcaaaatttaatCAACCATATCAACTATGCTTTTGTCTATGTGAAAGCGTATAAATTGTAATGTGGGGCATAAAACATATGAAAGTTTCTTCTGTTAAGAGTAAATCAGCTGCCAAAAATATTGAGCTTGCTTGTCAAAGAAAATGGAAGATATTGTGTGTTTTTATTGAGTCctgtcaaaaatgaattttaaataaattagtttTGTAAAGTTAAGTGTAGTTAAAAGTAAATTGAATGTTGCTAGTAGAAAATAATTACTACTAAAAAGAGTAAATACAAAAATACAAACGATGATAAAAATGTTGAGATAACTTGCGATGCAAGATAAAGAAAGGAAATAAAGATAACTCGCAATGCAAGATAAAGAAAGGAAATGAAGAAAGAaggacaaattaaaaaaaatataaattgaatTGGGTGAGAAGTGATTTCAATCGAATTAATGTCAATTGAATTGCATTAGGGGCCTTTATATACACACTTAAGTTAAACCTAACTCTTTTAGTTTACTTGTGTTGCAAGTAAGGTTTGCAACAAAAGTAACATACCCCCTCTTACGAATTACATTCATATTACTCCTCCTAATTCTTATAAATTAGTTTTCTCATTTCTATCATCTCTTTTACGTAGTTAAATGTTACTCTCTTTAATGGCTTAGTAAATATGTCTACAAGTTGCAATTCAATTTTGTAATACTTGACTTCTaacttgttcttgttcatttggTCTCTCAAGAAGTGATACTTTCTTTTAATGTGTTTACTCTTACCATGGCTCATTGGATGATAAtccaaatcaattttttatttgttatcacCCAACAGTTTAATCTGCACAGCTTCAAGCTTCGCGGATCTTTAAATCTTTCAATAACATTTCTATCCAAAGCGCTTGACAGGATGCATATAAGCTGCTTGACAGGATGCATATGACCATTATCCCTTGCTTCTTCAAGCTCTATGAGATAGGAGGTGCTCCAATCATGAACAAGTATCATTTTTTTGTCATCTTGATCTTCTTCCCAATCTTAATCAGAGTAGCCATATGCTATTGCCTTCTTGCTAGTGTTTTTTTGTTGCTTTGACATGAAAACACCATAATTTGGAGTACCTCTGATGCACCTTATAATTCTTTTGGCTGCAAGTAGGTGACCGTTGATTTCCAAGCAAACACTTTGACAACTGTCTGGTCTCGTATTATATATATACCTTTTTTAGCCAATGATTTGCTTGTATAGAGTTCCATCTACAAGTTTATCATAGTTTATCATTTGTTTCCTTAATGAGTTTAGTTCATGTTTTTAGAATTAGAATTGCTcattttgaatttcttcaaaatGTCTTATGTATATTTATTCTAGTGCAAGAAAACTCCACCTTTTGTATTGTATTCATGTATATTTATTCTAGTGCAAGAAAACTCCACCTTTTGTATTGTATTCAGAAACTCCATTTCTAGGAAGTAAACTAACTTCCCTAGGTGAGACATCTTAAACTCATTTTTCATGCtagctttgaatattatcatatcaACTTAATTTTATCTTGTGACCAATAGATCATCTACATGTAGCCATAATATAATCTGATCCTGCTCATTTTAAGCTTTTACGTATACTCTATATTCTTACGTACATTTGTTAAATCTTAACTAGATGAAAAAATTGTCAACTTTTTTGTTGTAAGCTCTAGTTGTCTATTTCAATCCATACATAACCTTTCTCAATTTGTAtacttttttctttccttttgatCTCAAAGCCTgatggttgtttgacatagacctTATCCTCTAGTGGTCCATTAAAAAAGCCATACTTTTTATCCAATTGATTCATATTTCACTCTTTATCTGTTGAAATTGCAACCACTATTCTTATGGTTTCAAGCTTGACAATCGATGCATATACCTCATTAAAGTCAACTACATGCCTTTGAAGGAATCCTTTTGCAACTACCATTGCCTTATACTTGGTTGTCTCACCATATGGTCTAAGTTTCAGTTTATAAAGCCACTTCACACCTATGAATTTCTTACTTAAGTGATTGACAAAGTATCAAGTTTGATTCTTCTCAATTTCCTCGAGTTCCTCCTTCATAGCATCTTTTTCACTTCTCATATTTTAGGACTTGATTGAGGTCGATAGGCTTTGATTCAGCCACCGTGGCTTCTTCTATCAggtcatcatcttcatctacgGATTGATCAAAGAATCTTTCATAGTCAGTCAATCTAACTCATTGAGTTCTTACTCTAGTTGACCTCTTCACTTACCGTTCTTGAGAATCTTCCTCTATTAGGTCTTGTTGAAAGGAAGAGTGACCCCTTATGAAAAAACAAGCATTCGCACGTATGAAGGTCGTACACTCCGCAAGGAATGAAGATCCTCATTCCCCGACAAGGACATATATATGTGTTTGAGGACATGTCCACATCTTAGCGTGCCTATTCCAAATTGTCCTTGGTGGTGTAAAAAGAAAGATACCCCAAGATGTCTTCGCACACCCAACAATAATTTTTAACATCATCACGAAGTTCTTAGAACACTTTTTCCCCATCTCCTCATAATTGTTCAAAGAATAAAATTGACGACTGTGAGTCTTGCATCTAGAATCTTCCTCCAACCAACTTGTTACTTCATTAACACTAAGTGGACGCTTGAACTAACGCTCTAAACATGCATCAAACGTTTGCACTTTAGGATCATCCATGACATTCTGAACAACATCAGGATTGTCTAGATTGACACCTCCAAAACTAAATCCTACCCCAATTGGCTTATGTTAATTTTTATGGGATAAAACTCTCTATCACCGGGGTCGATCATGTCTGTCAGCGGTGGAGGTCACATCGTTAAGTTCTAAAAAGGGGATTGGTACAAAGAATGTTTTGGGTTCTCCATACTCAAACTCTTACATAATATTAGAAATGAAAAGGAAGGAAAGAAGGAACTACCTTGGGTTTTAAGGCGCTTGGCAAAAGAAATCAAGTGAtgaacctaaatctaaaaggttCAACCGATAAAGACAAAGCAATCACGATTTTCTTTAAAAATTGACGAATCAAGCATAATTCAAAAGGTGTGAATGAAGTCCAAGTTCCCGCTTTATATGCAACACAAGGACTATCTTCAATGACCACAATCCATTGGAAGACTAAAGGGACACACCAACTACTCAAATCACACCTTAAAACATTAACTGCTCTCGAGTATAGGCCTAAGAACGTCACATACCTCCCATATGCGTGTGAGACATGTGGAGACCATAATGTTCAAAATGTTTCGTTAGCACGACATAAATTTAATGCACATATTCTCCGTGCCAACTACTCTCACTCAATAAGGAGCCTTCATTCCACAAATGAAATCACCAGAGTTCTGACAGTCAGACTGACTTCAAATACTTTTGTGACAACAATCCTCGCTTCCTAACTAACAACAATCCTCCCTTCAGTTTGAGCCATTGGATCATCATCCAATATAAGTCCATGCTCCATGTTGAATAATATGGAGACAATTACAAAAGTCTCCCATGTATATGTGTGGCATCGGGTCAACGACCATATACGAAGTCACACTTGCAAAATTTCACCTCAATCTCATACTAATTTGAATGTCAtagtgttaattttttttttgcatttgtcCGCTCTGATCATCGGAGAACCGTCACCTATGCGTCAAAAATCTTCAGCCACATTCCTCATCATATTATTCATGATATGCTTCTGTtcatgacaaaaaaaaaaaaaaagtaatgtaATGTAATCATTTTATTTAACCTAATGAACGTACTAATCATGACATGCTCCACTTcattacaaaaacaaaaaaagtaatGTAATCATTTTGTTCTAACCTAACGAAAGGCCATTCTTTCTCCTCTCCCTATCACTTACAAACAGTCAACTGCGACTCTTGTTTCACTCATCTCATACTCACATGCCATTGTACTATCACTCCACATGCTAAATCTCACTCACCACCACCCCTCCATTTCTAAACTAAACCTCATGTTTTCACCTCCATCTCCAACACTATTCCCTACATTGGATCCCATTTTTTCACCTATCACCATCATTTCTCATTAATCATCACCCCTACTTTTTTCATAATCACCAACATTAAAAACTtaccacctcatcaaaataacttaCACCTTATATAAACAAACACACATCTCTAACGTTGACATTGCAAATTTCAAAACCCTAAACCTTCAACTTAGTTCAAAtgagttattattattactattattattacatTTTTCTGTTTTCACTTTACTTCATTGGTTTGTTAACATGTAATGCAGAACCTGTTGAAGACAAAAAAGCATTGTTAGAGTTTGTTACTAAATTACCACATTCTAAGCCTTTGAATTGGAATTTGAGTTCTTCAGTATGTAGTAATTGGAATGGTGTAACTTGTAGTTTAGATGAGTCTCGAATCGTCGAGATTCGATTACCGGGATTTGGATTTAATGGCACAATTCCTGTTAATACTATTAGTAGAATCAGAGGTTTGCAGAAATTGAGTCTTAGATCTAATTTTATAGGTGGTTATTTTCCAGAAGATTTTGTTAAGTTGAAGAATCTTTCTTTTTTGTATCTTCAGTTTAATGATTTTGTAGGTCCTTTGCCTGATTTTGGTGTTTGGAAGAATTTATCTGTTGTTGATTTGTCTAATAATAGATTCAGTGGTGAAATTCCTGATGTAAAATTGCCTTTGTTGGAACAGTTGAATTTGTCTAACAATGATCTACAGGGTGTTGTTCCTGTTTCACTTGAGAGGTTTCCGAATTCGGCTTTTGTCGGAAACAATGTGTCTCTTGCGAGATGTTCGACGCGTTGTTCTAAATCTGAGAAACATGGGAGGGTTGGTGGAACATTAGTGTTGGGTAGTATTGTTGTTGGTGGTTTTTTATGCCTTGCAGCATTTGTTGTTTTTATGTATGTTTTGTGTTCTAAAAGGAAAGATGGTGATGTTTTTGATGGGAAGTTGGAGAAAGGAGGGAAAATGTCACCTGAAAAAGTGGTCTCTAGAAACCAAGATGCAAACAATAAGCTTTTTTTCTTTGAGGGGTGTAACTATGCTTTTGATTTGGAGGATTTGTTAAGGGCTTCTGCTGAGGTACTTGGTAAGGGAACATTTGGTGCTGCATACAAGGCTGTACTAGAGGACGCAACCACCGTTGTCGTGAAGAGGTTAAAAGAGGTAGCGGTTGGGAAGAAGGATTTTGAGCAACATATGGATGTTGTTGGGAGTCTTAAACATGAGAATGTGGTTGAGCTAAAGGCGTATTACTATTCCAAAGACGAGAAACTTGTTGTATATGACTATTTCAGTCAGGGTAGTATCTCTGCATTGTTGCATGGTATGTGCCATAAACTTGATCTTTTTTCTTGCAAATTACTTTTAAAGTTAATATTGATgcttaattgtatatatttgattatgTTTGATCATCGGTATTCATAGGATAGATTGCTTATATGCTTGG is part of the Vicia villosa cultivar HV-30 ecotype Madison, WI linkage group LG2, Vvil1.0, whole genome shotgun sequence genome and encodes:
- the LOC131647078 gene encoding putative glucose-6-phosphate 1-epimerase, with product MNHSGGESDHNRKLVEVTKDKNGIGHVVLRNPRGASATVSLHGGQVLSWKTERGEELLFSSTKAIFSPPKPVRGGIPICFPQFGNRGTLEQHGFARNKLWVIDQNPPPLSVDSNGKVCIDLLLKPSEDDMKIWPHSFEFRLKVCLAADGRLNLISRIRNVNGKPFSFSFAFHTYLSISDISEVRLEGLETLDYLDNLYQKERFTEQGDALTFESEVDRVYLDSSNMVAVLDHEKKRTFVIRKEGLPDVVVWNPWEKKSKAIADFGDEEYKHMLCVDGAAVGNPITLKPGEEWTGRLELSVVLST
- the LOC131652484 gene encoding probable inactive receptor kinase At4g23740, which codes for MSYYYYYYYYIFLFSLYFIGLLTCNAEPVEDKKALLEFVTKLPHSKPLNWNLSSSVCSNWNGVTCSLDESRIVEIRLPGFGFNGTIPVNTISRIRGLQKLSLRSNFIGGYFPEDFVKLKNLSFLYLQFNDFVGPLPDFGVWKNLSVVDLSNNRFSGEIPDVKLPLLEQLNLSNNDLQGVVPVSLERFPNSAFVGNNVSLARCSTRCSKSEKHGRVGGTLVLGSIVVGGFLCLAAFVVFMYVLCSKRKDGDVFDGKLEKGGKMSPEKVVSRNQDANNKLFFFEGCNYAFDLEDLLRASAEVLGKGTFGAAYKAVLEDATTVVVKRLKEVAVGKKDFEQHMDVVGSLKHENVVELKAYYYSKDEKLVVYDYFSQGSISALLHGKRGEDKVALDWNTRIKIALGAARGLACIHSENGGKLIHGNIKSSNIFLNAKQYGCVSDLGLATIMSSVCQPISRAAGYRAPEVTDTRKATQASDVYSFGVVLLELLTGKSPIHTTRGDEIVHLVRWVHSVVREEWTAEVFDLELMRCPNIEEEMVEMLQIAMSCVVRMHDQRPTMSEIVKMMENVRQIDAENRPSSESQVESATQLKFSQGDSPPPIKVDE